A single window of Achromobacter xylosoxidans DNA harbors:
- the petA gene encoding ubiquinol-cytochrome c reductase iron-sulfur subunit: MSQDTLVHDDDGAVDPNLPPDPSRRFWVTTACAVGGVAGVATAIPLVSTFSPSEKARAAGAPVEVDIGDIPVGTMKTVEWRGKPVWIIHRSPEQIAGLKTQDALLADPQSKRPGFTPKYAENEGRSRKPEIFVCVGICTHLGCSPTSHFETGGGGGMGASWQGGFLCPCHGSTFDLAGRVYKNKPAPDNLEVPPYQYLTDSRIIVGVDEDNKA, from the coding sequence ATGAGTCAGGATACGCTGGTGCATGATGATGACGGTGCGGTTGATCCAAATCTGCCGCCCGATCCTTCGCGACGTTTCTGGGTAACCACCGCCTGTGCTGTGGGTGGCGTAGCAGGTGTCGCAACGGCAATACCGCTTGTGAGCACGTTTTCCCCTTCTGAAAAAGCCCGCGCCGCCGGCGCCCCCGTGGAGGTCGACATCGGCGACATTCCCGTGGGCACCATGAAAACGGTGGAATGGCGGGGCAAGCCGGTCTGGATCATCCACCGGTCTCCTGAACAGATCGCCGGCCTCAAGACCCAGGACGCCCTCCTGGCGGACCCCCAGTCCAAGCGGCCCGGTTTCACGCCCAAATACGCGGAAAACGAAGGTCGCTCGCGCAAGCCCGAGATCTTCGTCTGTGTTGGCATCTGTACCCATCTGGGCTGCTCGCCCACCTCGCACTTCGAAACGGGCGGCGGTGGCGGCATGGGCGCCTCCTGGCAAGGCGGATTCCTCTGTCCGTGCCATGGCTCCACGTTCGACCTGGCAGGCCGGGTCTACAAGAACAAGCCCGCTCCCGACAATCTCGAAGTTCCGCCGTACCAGTATCTCACCGACTCCCGCATCATCGTGGGCGTCGATGAAGACAACAAGGCCTGA
- a CDS encoding cytochrome b has product MAGEKTVETTGLLGWLDRRFPVTSTWKAHLSEYYAPKNFNFWYFFGSLALLVLVLQIVTGIFLVMHYKPDAERAFQSVEYIMREVPWGWLVRYMHSTGASMFFVVVYLHMLRGLLYGSYRKPRELVWIFGVAIFLCLMAEAFFGYLLPWGQMSYWGAQVIVNLFAAIPFIGPELSIWIRGDYVVSDATLNRFFAFHVIAIPLVLVGLVAAHLVALHEVGSNNPDGIEIKQGPKDKYGRPKDGIPFHPFYTVHDLVGVAGFLLVFAFIVFFAPEMGGYFLEFNNFIPADSLKTPPHIAPVWYFTPFYSMLRATTDEFTWVLAGASVLGAIALLVKSNLKGFMRIAVPGILIVVAVLLRVIDAKFWGVVAMGGTVVILFFLPWLDHSPVKSIRYRPTWHKWIYGIFMVNFLVLGYIGTQPPSPPLNITSQIGTLLYLAFFFLMPVWSRLGTFKQVPDRVTFHAH; this is encoded by the coding sequence ATGGCTGGCGAGAAAACCGTCGAGACGACAGGCCTGTTGGGCTGGCTGGACCGGCGCTTCCCGGTGACCTCCACCTGGAAAGCGCATCTGTCCGAATACTACGCACCGAAAAACTTCAACTTCTGGTATTTCTTCGGCTCGCTGGCACTCCTGGTGCTGGTGCTGCAGATCGTGACCGGCATCTTCCTGGTCATGCACTACAAGCCGGACGCCGAGCGCGCGTTCCAATCCGTCGAATACATCATGCGCGAAGTCCCGTGGGGCTGGCTGGTGCGCTACATGCACTCGACCGGCGCCTCGATGTTCTTCGTCGTCGTCTACCTGCACATGCTGCGCGGCCTGCTCTATGGCTCGTACCGCAAGCCGCGTGAGCTGGTCTGGATCTTCGGCGTCGCGATCTTCCTCTGTCTGATGGCCGAAGCATTCTTCGGCTACCTCCTGCCGTGGGGCCAGATGTCCTACTGGGGCGCACAGGTGATCGTGAACCTGTTCGCGGCCATCCCGTTCATCGGCCCCGAGCTGTCGATCTGGATCCGCGGCGACTACGTCGTGTCCGACGCCACGCTGAACCGCTTCTTCGCCTTCCACGTCATCGCCATTCCGCTGGTGCTGGTGGGCCTGGTGGCGGCGCACCTGGTGGCGCTGCACGAAGTCGGCTCGAACAACCCGGACGGCATCGAGATCAAGCAGGGCCCGAAGGACAAGTACGGTCGCCCGAAGGACGGCATCCCGTTCCACCCGTTCTACACGGTGCACGACCTGGTCGGCGTCGCGGGCTTCCTGCTGGTGTTCGCCTTCATCGTGTTCTTCGCGCCGGAGATGGGCGGCTACTTCCTGGAGTTCAACAACTTCATCCCGGCCGACTCGCTCAAGACGCCGCCGCACATCGCCCCGGTGTGGTACTTCACGCCGTTCTACTCGATGCTGCGCGCCACCACCGACGAGTTCACGTGGGTGCTGGCCGGCGCTTCGGTGCTGGGCGCCATCGCGCTGCTCGTCAAGAGCAACCTGAAGGGCTTCATGCGCATCGCCGTGCCCGGCATCCTGATCGTCGTGGCCGTGCTGCTGCGCGTGATCGACGCCAAGTTCTGGGGCGTGGTCGCCATGGGCGGCACCGTGGTCATCCTGTTCTTCCTGCCGTGGCTGGACCATTCGCCGGTCAAGTCGATCCGCTACCGCCCCACCTGGCACAAGTGGATCTACGGCATCTTCATGGTCAACTTCCTGGTGCTCGGCTACATCGGTACGCAGCCGCCCAGTCCGCCGTTGAACATCACGTCGCAGATCGGCACGCTGCTGTACCTGGCATTCTTCTTCCTGATGCCGGTCTGGAGCCGCCTGGGCACCTTCAAGCAAGTGCCTGACCGCGTGACGTTCCACGCCCACTGA
- a CDS encoding Nif3-like dinuclear metal center hexameric protein has product MSKVDSHVLAAWLDDTLQAARFKDYCPNGLQVEGRSEVRHIITGITASEALLRIAVERGADAVLVHHGWMWRNEDRRVIGTRRTRMALALKNDLNLYAYHLPLDAHPTLGNNAQLARVLGLEPERRDDGSPRTCGPDNLVWLGAAPDLPTLDQLAARIQQRLGRQPLVVGDPDQPVARIAWCTGGAQGMLADAIDAGATAYITGEASESTFHLAQETGVAFLGAGHHATERYGIQALGQAVAERFGIKVEFVDLDNPV; this is encoded by the coding sequence ATGAGTAAAGTGGACTCCCACGTCCTGGCCGCGTGGCTGGACGACACCCTGCAAGCCGCCCGCTTCAAGGACTACTGCCCCAACGGTCTGCAGGTGGAAGGCCGATCCGAAGTCAGGCACATTATCACCGGTATCACCGCCAGCGAAGCCCTGTTGCGCATCGCCGTCGAGCGCGGCGCCGACGCGGTGCTGGTCCACCACGGCTGGATGTGGCGCAACGAAGACCGCCGCGTCATCGGCACCCGCCGCACCCGCATGGCGCTGGCCCTGAAGAACGACCTCAACCTCTACGCCTACCACCTGCCCCTGGACGCCCACCCCACCCTGGGCAACAACGCCCAACTGGCCCGGGTCCTCGGCCTGGAACCCGAACGGCGCGACGACGGCAGCCCACGCACCTGTGGCCCCGACAACCTGGTCTGGCTCGGCGCCGCCCCCGATCTCCCCACCCTGGACCAGCTCGCCGCCCGCATCCAGCAACGCCTGGGCCGCCAGCCGCTGGTCGTCGGCGACCCCGACCAGCCCGTCGCCCGCATCGCCTGGTGCACCGGCGGCGCCCAGGGCATGCTCGCCGACGCCATCGACGCCGGCGCCACCGCCTACATCACCGGCGAAGCCTCCGAATCCACCTTCCACCTGGCCCAGGAAACCGGCGTCGCCTTCCTGGGCGCCGGCCACCACGCCACCGAACGCTACGGCATCCAGGCCCTGGGCCAGGCCGTGGCCGAGCGCTTCGGCATCAAGGTCGAATTCGTGGACCTGGACAACCCGGTGTGA
- the tatB gene encoding Sec-independent protein translocase protein TatB: MFDVSLTELMVIGVVALIVIGPERLPKVARTVGHLLGRAQRYVNDVKSDIQREIELDELRKFKSEMETAAQDVQQSLNDTHNALQEPVQQFRAELDEVAREASGKPAITAGAETATASVDPRAAAPADPLMTPQAGQPAEAPRSIAPPNPNLSLDLDSPAAAPAAQPAPAPQPAPAPHAPAASEPPPATKPATPSGTTT, translated from the coding sequence ATGTTTGATGTCAGCCTCACTGAACTGATGGTGATCGGCGTCGTCGCGCTGATCGTCATCGGCCCCGAACGCCTGCCCAAGGTCGCCCGCACGGTCGGTCACCTGCTGGGCCGCGCGCAGCGTTACGTCAATGACGTGAAATCCGATATCCAGCGCGAAATCGAGCTGGACGAGCTGCGCAAGTTCAAGAGCGAAATGGAAACCGCGGCGCAGGACGTGCAGCAATCGCTGAACGACACCCACAACGCGCTGCAGGAGCCGGTGCAGCAATTCCGCGCCGAGCTCGACGAAGTGGCCCGCGAAGCCAGCGGCAAGCCCGCCATCACGGCCGGCGCCGAGACCGCCACGGCTTCCGTCGACCCGCGCGCCGCCGCGCCGGCCGACCCGCTGATGACGCCGCAGGCCGGCCAGCCGGCCGAAGCGCCGCGCAGCATCGCGCCGCCCAACCCGAACCTGAGCCTGGATCTGGATTCGCCCGCCGCCGCGCCGGCCGCCCAGCCCGCCCCCGCCCCGCAACCCGCGCCGGCGCCCCACGCCCCGGCCGCCAGCGAGCCCCCGCCGGCCACCAAGCCCGCCACGCCCTCCGGAACGACAACGTGA
- a CDS encoding phosphoribosyl-ATP diphosphatase — protein MTDSPLSAHDVLARIAATLETRRPENGGDPKASYAAKLLSKGPDAFLKKIGEEATELVMAAKDGVPERIVSETADLWFHCLVALTHFNLRPDDVLAELARREGLSGLAEKASRPQD, from the coding sequence ATGACCGATTCGCCCCTGAGCGCCCACGACGTGCTGGCCCGCATTGCCGCCACCCTGGAAACCCGCCGCCCCGAGAACGGCGGCGATCCCAAGGCTTCCTACGCGGCCAAGCTGCTGTCCAAGGGCCCCGACGCCTTCCTGAAGAAGATTGGCGAGGAAGCCACCGAACTGGTCATGGCGGCCAAGGACGGCGTGCCCGAGCGCATCGTCAGCGAAACCGCCGACCTGTGGTTTCATTGCCTGGTCGCGCTGACGCACTTCAATCTGCGGCCCGACGACGTGCTGGCCGAACTGGCCCGCCGCGAAGGGCTCTCGGGCCTGGCCGAGAAGGCCAGCCGTCCCCAGGACTGA
- the mscL gene encoding large conductance mechanosensitive channel protein MscL, with protein sequence MSKATGFVKEFRDFAVKGNAVDLAVGVIIGAAFGRIVDSLVKDIVMPLVNFVLGGSVDFSNKFLVLSMPAGYNGPMTYADLTKAGANVFAWGNFITIIINFVLLAFVIFWMVKAIYKARTKAEEAPAAPAATPEDVALLREIRDLLKKQP encoded by the coding sequence ATGAGCAAAGCGACTGGTTTCGTCAAAGAATTCCGAGATTTCGCTGTCAAAGGCAATGCGGTCGATTTGGCGGTTGGTGTGATCATCGGGGCGGCTTTCGGCAGAATCGTCGACTCACTGGTCAAGGATATCGTCATGCCGCTGGTGAACTTCGTGCTGGGCGGATCCGTCGATTTCTCGAACAAGTTCCTGGTGCTGTCGATGCCAGCCGGTTACAACGGGCCGATGACATATGCGGACCTGACCAAGGCGGGAGCCAACGTTTTCGCCTGGGGGAACTTCATCACGATCATCATCAACTTCGTGTTGCTGGCGTTTGTGATCTTCTGGATGGTGAAGGCGATCTACAAGGCGCGCACCAAGGCCGAGGAAGCGCCGGCGGCGCCTGCCGCGACGCCCGAGGATGTGGCGTTGTTGCGTGAAATTCGGGATTTGTTGAAGAAGCAGCCTTGA
- the tatC gene encoding twin-arginine translocase subunit TatC, whose amino-acid sequence MTQDASQEDGQQESFISHLVELRTRLLRAVGAVVGVFIILFIYPGASAIYDVLAQPMLASLPEGTRMIATGVITPFMVPVKVTMMAAFIVALPVVLYQAWAFVAPGLYKHEKRLALPLIISSTLLFIAGMAFCYFVVFRTVFHFIATFAPQSITPAPDIEAYLSFVMTMFMAFGITFEVPVAVVLLVRMGVVELSKLKSARGYVVVGAFIIAAVVTPPDVVSQFMLAVPLCLLYELGLICARMVTPKPGADEAVNDGSLTERH is encoded by the coding sequence GTGACCCAGGACGCCTCCCAAGAAGACGGCCAGCAGGAAAGCTTCATCTCCCACCTGGTCGAACTGCGCACCCGCCTGCTGCGCGCCGTCGGCGCGGTGGTGGGCGTGTTCATCATCCTGTTCATCTATCCCGGCGCGTCCGCCATCTACGACGTGCTGGCCCAGCCCATGCTGGCCTCGCTGCCCGAAGGCACCCGCATGATCGCCACCGGCGTCATCACGCCCTTCATGGTGCCAGTCAAGGTCACCATGATGGCCGCCTTCATCGTGGCGCTGCCAGTGGTGCTGTACCAGGCCTGGGCCTTCGTCGCGCCGGGCCTCTACAAGCACGAAAAGCGCCTGGCGCTGCCGCTGATCATCTCCAGCACGCTGCTGTTCATCGCGGGCATGGCGTTCTGCTATTTCGTGGTGTTCCGCACCGTCTTCCATTTCATCGCCACCTTCGCGCCGCAGTCGATCACGCCGGCGCCGGACATCGAGGCCTACCTGAGCTTCGTCATGACCATGTTCATGGCATTCGGCATCACGTTCGAAGTGCCCGTGGCCGTGGTGCTGCTGGTGCGCATGGGCGTGGTGGAGCTGTCCAAGCTCAAGAGCGCGCGCGGCTACGTGGTGGTCGGCGCCTTCATCATCGCCGCCGTGGTGACGCCGCCCGACGTGGTCAGCCAGTTCATGCTGGCGGTGCCGCTGTGCCTGCTGTACGAACTGGGGTTGATCTGCGCGCGCATGGTCACGCCCAAGCCCGGCGCCGACGAAGCCGTCAACGACGGCTCGCTGACCGAACGCCACTGA
- the hisI gene encoding phosphoribosyl-AMP cyclohydrolase: MSNEPSWMADVVFDENGLIPAIAQDADNGQIMMVAWMNRESLAETAATGRAVYWSRSRQCLWRKGEESGHVQQVHELRLDCDGDVVLLKVHQEGGIACHTGRASCFYRRLEGQTDQASWVTVDPVLKDPELIYK, encoded by the coding sequence ATGAGCAACGAACCCAGCTGGATGGCCGACGTCGTCTTCGACGAGAACGGCCTGATCCCGGCCATCGCGCAGGACGCCGACAACGGCCAGATCATGATGGTGGCCTGGATGAACCGCGAATCGCTGGCCGAAACCGCCGCCACCGGCCGCGCCGTGTACTGGTCGCGCTCGCGCCAGTGCCTGTGGCGCAAGGGCGAGGAATCCGGCCACGTGCAGCAGGTGCACGAGCTGCGCCTGGACTGCGACGGCGACGTGGTGCTGCTCAAGGTGCACCAGGAAGGCGGCATCGCCTGCCACACGGGCCGCGCCAGCTGTTTCTACCGCCGCCTGGAAGGCCAGACCGACCAGGCCAGCTGGGTCACGGTGGACCCGGTGCTGAAAGACCCCGAACTGATCTACAAATGA
- a CDS encoding helix-turn-helix domain-containing protein codes for MSLALRLRTLMRWRGIKSQNQLARISGVPQSCIHRILTREERYAPTRATLQRLARALDTQVPWLADGMVAQAAAAQPREEEQSDAYCAEICALLRHQPEATRKRVLQVVRLVLDTPCRPRRASGRPPPV; via the coding sequence ATGTCGCTCGCCCTACGCCTGCGCACCCTGATGCGGTGGCGCGGCATCAAAAGCCAGAACCAGCTCGCCCGCATCTCCGGCGTGCCGCAGTCCTGCATCCACCGCATCCTCACCCGCGAAGAACGCTATGCGCCCACCCGCGCCACGCTGCAGCGGCTGGCCCGGGCCCTGGATACGCAGGTGCCGTGGCTGGCCGACGGCATGGTCGCGCAGGCCGCCGCCGCCCAGCCGCGCGAAGAAGAACAATCCGACGCCTACTGCGCCGAGATCTGCGCGCTGTTGCGCCACCAGCCCGAGGCCACGCGCAAGCGTGTGCTGCAGGTCGTGCGCCTGGTGCTCGACACGCCATGCCGGCCGCGGCGGGCATCCGGCCGCCCGCCGCCCGTCTAG
- a CDS encoding histidine triad nucleotide-binding protein, producing MSANCIFCKIAAGDIPSKKVYEDEDFVAFHDINPAAPVHLLLIPRRHVISMQDITAEDAGWLGRMMALAPRLAAENGCTPGPDGGFRIMINSGVEGGQEVPHLHFHIIGGQRPWKGRVAPTA from the coding sequence ATGAGCGCCAACTGTATTTTCTGCAAGATCGCCGCCGGCGATATCCCGTCCAAGAAGGTCTACGAGGACGAGGACTTTGTTGCATTCCACGATATCAACCCGGCCGCGCCGGTGCATTTATTGCTGATCCCTCGACGTCATGTCATATCCATGCAGGATATTACGGCCGAGGACGCAGGTTGGTTGGGTAGAATGATGGCATTGGCGCCGCGGCTTGCCGCTGAAAACGGTTGCACCCCGGGCCCTGATGGCGGGTTTCGCATCATGATCAATTCTGGCGTCGAAGGCGGCCAGGAAGTCCCGCATCTGCATTTCCACATCATCGGCGGTCAGCGCCCCTGGAAAGGGCGCGTGGCCCCCACTGCGTAA
- the tatA gene encoding Sec-independent protein translocase subunit TatA, giving the protein MGSFSIWHWLVVLVIVALIFGTKKLRNIGSDLGGAVKGFKEGMKDANGDKPAEPIAQQRVAGDTIDVQAKEKSNS; this is encoded by the coding sequence ATGGGTAGCTTTAGCATTTGGCATTGGTTGGTCGTTCTGGTCATCGTGGCGCTGATCTTCGGCACCAAGAAACTGCGTAACATCGGCTCGGACCTGGGCGGCGCCGTCAAGGGCTTCAAGGAAGGCATGAAGGACGCCAACGGCGACAAGCCGGCCGAACCCATCGCCCAGCAACGCGTGGCCGGCGACACCATCGACGTGCAGGCCAAGGAAAAGTCCAACTCCTGA
- a CDS encoding trypsin-like peptidase domain-containing protein, which yields MRRYWLIFAQAVTVCLGILFVVTTLRPDLLRLAGSEAMPAAVPQPVMAPGRPTMGPVSYADGVARAAPSVVNVYTTKHVNVPLVPLPDDPILRQLFGQVPGVSRRQASTSLGSGVVVNHDGYVLTNYHVVQAADAIEVALADGRKDTAKVVGADPDTDLAVLKLATLRNLPAATLAPDRGLRVGDVVLAIGNPFGVGQTTTQGIVSALGRNGLGLNTYENFIQTDAAINPGNSGGALVDAQGNLVGINTAIYSESGGSMGIGFATPIDIARKVMDEIVKTGGVKRGWLGVEPQDLTPELARAFQMERDARGVIIAGVLRDGPAAKGGLRVGDIVQTVNGKPMMDTSGLLAAIAQLTPGQRATLGVLRGGKVAEVTVVVGTRPGLPR from the coding sequence ATGCGCCGATATTGGCTGATCTTCGCTCAGGCCGTCACGGTCTGCCTGGGTATTCTATTCGTCGTCACCACCTTGCGGCCGGATCTGTTGCGCCTGGCCGGGTCGGAGGCGATGCCCGCGGCCGTGCCGCAACCGGTCATGGCACCGGGGCGGCCGACCATGGGGCCCGTGTCCTATGCCGACGGGGTCGCGCGGGCCGCGCCCTCGGTGGTGAATGTCTACACCACCAAGCACGTGAATGTGCCGCTGGTGCCGTTGCCCGATGATCCCATCCTGCGCCAGCTGTTCGGACAGGTGCCGGGGGTGAGCCGCCGCCAGGCCAGCACCAGCCTGGGGTCGGGCGTGGTGGTCAACCACGACGGCTACGTGCTGACCAACTACCACGTGGTGCAGGCGGCCGACGCGATCGAGGTGGCGCTGGCCGATGGGCGCAAGGACACGGCCAAGGTGGTGGGCGCGGATCCGGACACCGACCTGGCGGTGCTGAAGCTGGCCACCCTGCGCAATCTGCCGGCGGCCACGCTGGCGCCGGATCGCGGCCTGCGGGTGGGCGACGTGGTGCTGGCGATCGGCAATCCGTTCGGCGTGGGGCAGACCACCACGCAGGGGATCGTGTCGGCGCTGGGCCGCAACGGGCTGGGCCTGAACACCTACGAGAATTTCATCCAGACCGATGCCGCGATCAATCCGGGCAATTCGGGGGGCGCCCTGGTGGACGCGCAGGGCAACCTGGTGGGCATCAATACCGCGATCTATTCGGAGTCGGGCGGATCGATGGGCATCGGCTTCGCCACGCCGATCGACATTGCGCGCAAGGTGATGGACGAGATCGTCAAGACCGGCGGCGTCAAGCGCGGCTGGCTGGGGGTCGAGCCGCAGGACCTGACGCCCGAACTGGCGCGGGCGTTCCAGATGGAACGCGACGCCCGCGGCGTGATCATCGCCGGCGTGTTGCGCGACGGCCCGGCCGCCAAGGGCGGCCTGCGGGTGGGCGACATCGTGCAGACGGTGAACGGCAAGCCGATGATGGATACGTCGGGGTTGCTGGCTGCCATTGCGCAGTTGACGCCGGGCCAGCGCGCGACGCTGGGCGTGTTGCGTGGCGGCAAGGTGGCCGAGGTGACGGTGGTGGTCGGGACCCGGCCCGGATTGCCGCGCTAG